TTCCAGTATTTCGATGTCGCGCAGTCCGGGCAGCTGATGTCGCGTGCGACCGAAGACGTGAACGCGATTCGGCGCTTCCTGATGTTCTCACTCCGCATGGTGATCTACGCCGTAACGATGTTCGTCATCGTCAGCTTCCTGCTGCTCCGTGAGCACTTCACGCTCGGCATTATCTCGCTCGCAGTTATGCCGATCCTCGCATTCACTGCGGTCTACTTCTCCATAAACATCCGACCGATGTTCGCGCGAATCCAGCAGGAATTTGGCGAGATGTCGAGCGTCATGCAGGAGAATCTCGCCGGCACACGGGTCGTCCGCGTCTTCGCGCGGGAAGATTCCGAGATCAGGAAGTTCGATCACTCGCTCGACGTTCTCTATGATCGACAGATTGACGCGATCAGGTACTACTCATTCTTCTTTCCCTTCATGCAGTTTCTCTCCGGCCTGTCGCTCGGCCTGATTCTCTGGTATGGCGGTCGCCAGGTGCTGAACGGGTCGCTCTCAATTGGTACCTTCGTCGCCTTCAATCTCTACCTGACGTTGCTGGCGAACCCGCTCCGTCAACTTGGCTGGATCATGAACTCGGTCGCGCGCGCCATCGCATCCGGCGACCGCATCTTCGAGGTCATCGACACGCGGCCAGCCATTCGCAACAAGGACGGCGCTGCGCCACTGGAGTCGCCGCGCGGCGATGTCGCGTTCGCGGACGTTTCCTTCACCTATCCGCATACGGCGCGGCCTGCTATTCGCGACGTGACGTTCTCAGCATCTTCCGGTGCAGTCATCGGCCTGATCGGCTCGACCGGCAGCGGCAAGAGTACGGTGACGAACCTCCTGGCAAGGTTCTACGAAATCTCACGCGGGTCGATCACATTCGATGGCATTGATGTGCGCGACATTGAGCTTGCCAGCTTGCGCCGCAACATCGGCTTCGTGTTGCAGGAGACGTTCCTGTTCTCGTCAACGATTCGTGACAACATCGCGTTCGGAAATCCGAACGCCACGATTGAGGAAGTCGAGCAGGCTGCCCGCATCGCTCAAGCGTATGACTTCATCTCGGCGATGCCGGATGGGTTCGACTCACAGCTCGGGGAGCGCGGCGTCTCGCTCTCGGGCGGCCAGCGCCAGCGCGTTGCGATCGCGCGGGCGATCTGCTCCGATCCTCGAATTCTGGTGTTTGACGACGCCACATCCAGCGTCGACACAGAAACTGAGTTCCAGATCCAGCAGGCGCTCAATAACGCAATGGCCGGTCGCACGACCTTCATCATCGCGCAGCGCGTATCAAGCCTGAAAGACGCCGACGAGATTCTAGTTTTCGATGAAGGTGCCATCGTCGAGCGCGGGAAGCACCAGCACCTCATCACGCAAGGTGGCCACTACGCCAGACTGTACGAGCTGCAGCTGAAAGATCAGGAGGAGTTCGTCACGGCGGCGGATTAGTCGGTCCGGACAACGAACATGCGCAACATAGCGAATCCAGACGATCTCCTCGGAAAAGCCTACGATAGCCGGATTGCGCGGCGTCTCGTCGCGCAAGTGCGCCCATACACTCGGCCAGCCGGTATTGCCGTCATTCTCATTTTGCTCGTCACCGTCTTCGAGCTTGCGATCCCGTTCCTGTTTGGCTTGTCCGTCGACATCGTACGTGACGCCATCGAAGGAACAACCGGCCGCAGCTTCTTTGGACGCCATGGAAACGACGCGCTCAATTTGCTGGGGATCGCGTTTCTAAGCGTTCTCCTGCTTCGATTTGTGGCGCGCTATTTCGAGATGTTCCTGATGGGCCAGGTCGGCCAGCGCATCGTCTACGACCTGCGCTCGTCGATGTTCAGCCACATCCAGCGACTCGACATTCGCTATATCGATCGGCGCGGTGTTGGGTCGATCATGTCGCGTTTGCAAAATGACGTGTCCGTTATCGATCAACTGTTTGCTGATGGATTGGTCGACATCCTGTCGCAGATGGCGCTGCTGGTCGGCATCATCGTCCTGATGTGGGTGACCAACTGGAAGCTGGCTCTGGTCGCGTTCGCATTGCTCCCGATCATGGTTGTGATGATGCGATTCTGGCGCTCGCGCGCGATCCTGACCTATCGACAGACACGCATCACGATTGCACGCGTAAACGGGTTCCTGGCAGAGAACATTGCCGGTATGCGTGTGATTCAGTCGTTCACACGCGAACCGCGCAACCTGCGGACATTCACCGGTATCAACGACGAGAATCTGGACGCCAACCTCGACGCGGCGCGGCTCTCAGCGTTCCTCTTTCCGTTCGTCACATTCGTTGAATACGTCACGATCGCGCTCGTCCTCTATGTCGGCGGACGGATGGTTGGCGGCGTTGCCTTCACGGTTGGTGAGCTGGTGACGTTCGTTGCCTACGTTGCCCGCTTCTACGAGCCGATCAACCAGCTTTCGCAGGCGTACAACACGTTGCAGGCTGCGACAGCCGCCGGCGAGCGCATCTACTCGATTCAGGACGCGGTGCCCGAGATCAACGACGCACCAAACGCAATCGTGCTCCCGCGGATCGAAGGACACGTCGAGTTCGACCATGTTC
This sequence is a window from Thermomicrobiales bacterium. Protein-coding genes within it:
- a CDS encoding ABC transporter ATP-binding protein/permease; protein product: MRNIANPDDLLGKAYDSRIARRLVAQVRPYTRPAGIAVILILLVTVFELAIPFLFGLSVDIVRDAIEGTTGRSFFGRHGNDALNLLGIAFLSVLLLRFVARYFEMFLMGQVGQRIVYDLRSSMFSHIQRLDIRYIDRRGVGSIMSRLQNDVSVIDQLFADGLVDILSQMALLVGIIVLMWVTNWKLALVAFALLPIMVVMMRFWRSRAILTYRQTRITIARVNGFLAENIAGMRVIQSFTREPRNLRTFTGINDENLDANLDAARLSAFLFPFVTFVEYVTIALVLYVGGRMVGGVAFTVGELVTFVAYVARFYEPINQLSQAYNTLQAATAAGERIYSIQDAVPEINDAPNAIVLPRIEGHVEFDHVRFGYDEVEVLHDIVLDVQPGESIAFVGETGAGKSSMINLLTRFYDVRDGAIRVDGYDVRDVTQQSLRSQLGVVPQDTFLFAGTIRDNIKFARPDATDDEMIAAATAVGAHDFIMALSGGYDSEVHERGATLSVGQRQLLSFARALIADPRVIVLDEATSSVDTETEQVIQAALRTLLAGRTSFIIAHRLSTIRESTRVVVLDHGRIVEAGSHDELLERRGTYHKLYTMQFRAADAAAD
- a CDS encoding ABC transporter ATP-binding protein/permease — encoded protein: MRVIWRILLYLKPYRGRLVFAYLALFIGTGAQLLVPRLVQRVIDEGIVKSDQSAILTGAGMIIGVVAIQAVFTYVRSYLFQAMAETVSTDIRHQLYGHLLKLPFQYFDVAQSGQLMSRATEDVNAIRRFLMFSLRMVIYAVTMFVIVSFLLLREHFTLGIISLAVMPILAFTAVYFSINIRPMFARIQQEFGEMSSVMQENLAGTRVVRVFAREDSEIRKFDHSLDVLYDRQIDAIRYYSFFFPFMQFLSGLSLGLILWYGGRQVLNGSLSIGTFVAFNLYLTLLANPLRQLGWIMNSVARAIASGDRIFEVIDTRPAIRNKDGAAPLESPRGDVAFADVSFTYPHTARPAIRDVTFSASSGAVIGLIGSTGSGKSTVTNLLARFYEISRGSITFDGIDVRDIELASLRRNIGFVLQETFLFSSTIRDNIAFGNPNATIEEVEQAARIAQAYDFISAMPDGFDSQLGERGVSLSGGQRQRVAIARAICSDPRILVFDDATSSVDTETEFQIQQALNNAMAGRTTFIIAQRVSSLKDADEILVFDEGAIVERGKHQHLITQGGHYARLYELQLKDQEEFVTAAD